One genomic window of Lepeophtheirus salmonis chromosome 5, UVic_Lsal_1.4, whole genome shotgun sequence includes the following:
- the Tbp gene encoding uncharacterized protein Tbp: MDNMLPSPSYNLPSIGTPHHGLEEDQMINPQAAQQQQQSAGGDGGGPLYSFGGFTPLQGSSLLGSGNSSSNTPQNLLNSPAPGMTPIMGGSASHHQAPSSHATPSLAPSAGGGSASNVYAPIASPAPATPLSLQPPGSMDPGIVPQLQNIVSTVSLGCKLDLKKIALHARNAEYNPKRFAAVIMRIREPRTTALIFSSGKMVCTGAKSEEDSRLAARKYARIVQKLGFPAKFKDFKIQNMVGSCDVKFPIRLEGLVLTHSQFSSYEPELFPGLIYRMVRPRIVLLIFVSGKVVLTGAKVRQEIYEAFDNIYPILKNFKKQ, from the exons ATGGATAACATGCTACCGAGCCCCTCATACAATCTTCCCTCCATCGGAACTCCGCATCATGGATTGGAAGAGGATCAAATGATTAATCCGCAAGCGGCGCAGCAGCAACAGCAAAGTGCTGGGGGTGATGGCGGGGGCCCACTCTATAGTTTCGGAGGATTTACTCCTCTTCAAGGATCCTCACTTCTCGGGAGTGGCAACAGTAGTAGCAACACACCTCAAAATCTGTTAAATAGTCCCGCGCCTGGGATGACGCCAATTATGGGTGGGTCCGCCTCGCATCATCAAGCCCCATCCTCACACGCCACTCCAAGCCTGGCTCCTTCCGCCGGCGGAGGAAGTGCCAGCAATGTCTACGCACCCATTGCAAGCCCTGCTCCAGCCACACCCCTCTCCCTCCAACCGCCCGGCTCCATGGATCCAGGCATTGTTCCTCAGCTACAAAACATTGTCTCCACTGTCAGTCTGGGCTGTAAACTGGACTTGAAG AAAATTGCACTCCATGCTCGTAATGCTGAATATAACCCTAAACGTTTTGCTGCCGTCATTATGAGAATACGAGAACCCCGAACTACGGCACTTATCTTCAGTTCTGGTAAAATGGTCTGTACTGGTGCAAAGTCGGAAGAAGATTCTCGTCTAGCAGCCCGGAAATATGCTCGTATAGTACAAAAATTAGGATTTCCTGCAAAGTTTAAAGACTTTAAGATTCAAAATATGGTTGGATCTTGTGATGTTAAATTTCCTATTCGTTTAGAAGGTCTGGTCCTTACTCATAGCCAGTTTAGTTCTTATGAACCTGAATTATTTCCTGGACTTATTTACCGGATGGTAAGACCTCGTATTGTACTCCTCATCTTTGTCTCTGGGAAAGTTGTACTCACTGGTGCCAAGGTTCGGCAAGAAATCTACGAGgcctttgataatatttatcctattttaaagaattttaagaAGCAGTGA
- the LOC121117205 gene encoding methyltransferase-like 26, with amino-acid sequence MEMGYFQPGIQVPKSKSIMSSAASRNREPIWNILKTHISKETRSILEVSSGSGMHVTYFAQKCKEVHPNLQWTPSEYDKRCFTSINNYIQSEDVAECVASPLHIDVLDPATWTQDLVDIILNINMIHITPFECSISLFQLAGKTLKSSGLLITYGPYSENGVLIPESNVIFNESLKSMNSLWGIRDLSNLIELATDNGITLKKTYNMPANNKILVWEKQ; translated from the exons ATGGAGATGGGCTATTTTCAACCCGGTATCCAAGTACCAAAGAGCAAATCCATCATGTCTTCAGCTGCATCGAGGAATAGGGAACCCATTTGGAATATTCTAAAGACTCATATTTCCAAAGAAACTCGGAGTATCCTGGAAGTATCATCAGGATCCGGTATGCACGTTACATACTTTGCCCAAAAGTGTAAGGAAGTCCATCCAAATCTTCAATGGACGCCCTCTGAATATGATAAAAGATGCTTCACCTCCattaacaattatattcaaTCAGAAGATGTAGCTGAGTGTGTTGCAAGTCCTCTTCATATCGATGTTTTAG ATCCTGCGACCTGGACACAAGATTTAGTCGATATTATACTTAATATCAATATGATTCACATCACGCCCTTTGAATGTTCGATCAGTTTATTTCAACTTGCAGGGAAGACTTTAAAATCCTCTGGATTACTAATCACATACGGCCCCTATTCGGAAAACGGTGTTTTAATCCCTGAAagtaatgttatatttaatgaatcCTTAAAATCCATGAACTCTTTATGGGGTATAAGGGATCTATCGAATTTGATCGAACTAGCTACAGACAATGGAATCACACTCAAGAAAACATATAATATGCCCgctaataataaaatcttagtATGGGAAAAACAATGA
- the mbf1 gene encoding endothelial differentiation-related factor 1 homolog: protein MSDWDTVTVLRGRQARPGAAKSNSAINAARRRGEAVSTELKYGAGTNKHANSSLNTAKLDAEIEELRHEKVSLSVGKLIQQGRQAKNLTQKDLATKICEKIQVVNEYESGKAVPNQAIFGKLERALDIKLRGKDKGAPLGPKPKKAQGK from the exons ATGAGTGATTGGGATACCGTGACTGTTCTTCGAGGAAGACAAGCTCGTCCAGGTGCTGCCAAGTCCAATTCTGCCATCAACGCTGCACGTCGTAGAGGTGAAGCCGTTTCCACTGAGCTTAAGTATGGTGCTGGCACAAATAAACATGCCAATTCCTCATTAAATACCGCTAAATTAGATGCTGAAATTGAGGAGTTAAGGCACGAAAAAGTGTCTCTCAGTGTTGGGAAACTTATTCAA CAAGGACGTCAAGCCAAAAATCTTACTCAAAAAGATTTAGCGACCAAGATTTGCGAAAAGATCCAAGTAGTCAATGAGTACGAATCTGGAAAAGCTGTTCCAAACCAAGCTATTTTTGGCAAACTGGAGAGAGCTCTCGACATCAAATTAAGAGGCAAAGATAAAGGTGCTCCACTTGGACCCAAGCCTAAAAAGGCACAAGGAAAATAA
- the LOC121117204 gene encoding probable transcriptional regulatory protein MMOB1910, whose translation MEPPTQFRHHHSSINYCLELSTQPGLSIMMILSRCLRPMRGLSTPCWSIPFVRQKGHSKWQNIKNTKEAKDIAKGVVAGRHCAQMRFAISSNGQEKDPKRNSHLAKAIKTALGEGVPKVTIENVLKSYGKAAEKEMEFIVRAPGSVRLAIITHYSSKSSFLNGASAILKKNGASIEPTASLKSFFEKKGVIVVKGPSSLESAEEVAIEVDAEEVTQIHEDLYQYISDPLMFPQVRDKILRKFPSSDYIYSEVAFLPLQTVSVGARELELVNKIKTNLNEKQEVISIHDNIVENES comes from the coding sequence ATGGAGCCACCTACGCAGTTTCGTCATCATcattcatcaataaattattgtttagaACTCTCAACTCAACCCGGTCTCTCAATTATGATGATCCTCTCGCGGTGTCTCCGTCCTATGCGGGGACTTTCCACTCCCTGCTGGAGCATTCCATTCGTGAGGCAAAAAGGACATTCCAAGTGGCAAAATATTAAGAACACTAAAGAGGCCAAGGATATCGCCAAAGGGGTAGTGGCGGGTAGACATTGTGCACAAATGCGTTTTGCTATTTCCAGTAATGGACAAGAAAAGGATCCAAAAAGAAACTCACATTTAGCTAAAGCTATCAAGACAGCCTTAGGGGAAGGCGTCCCTAAGGTGAcgatcgaaaatgtattgaaaagtTACGGAAAGGCGGCGGAAAAAGAAATGGAATTTATTGTTCGAGCACCAGGGAGTGTAAGGCTTGCCATTATTACCCATTATTCCTCCAAGTCCTCCTTTCTAAATGGTGCTTCGGCCATACTAAAGAAAAATGGTGCTTCCATTGAGCCCACCGCGTCCCTCAAGTCCTTCTTTGAGAAGAAGGGTGTAATTGTGGTGAAGGGACCCTCATCCCTAGAGTCTGCCGAGGAAGTGGCTATCGAAGTAGATGCTGAAGAAGTTACTCAGATCCATGAGGACTTGTATCAATACATATCAGATCCTCTGATGTTCCCCCAAGTGAGGGATAAGATTCTTCGTAAGTTTCCTTCCTCAGATTATATATATTCGGAAGTTGCCTTCCTTCCCCTTCAAACCGTCTCCGTAGGAGCTCGTGAGCTTGAGCTTGTTAACAAAATAAAGactaatttgaatgaaaaacaaGAAGTGATTTCCATTCACGACAATATAGTGGAGAATGAATCatag